GAAGCCGCTGATCTCTCCGCTCTGGATGTCGTACGCGACCACGCCGTGACACGTCCGCTCGGCGGGGTCCTCCTCGTCGGTGACGGCCAGGTCCATCACGTGCCACTCGTCGTACACCGTGATTCCCCGTTTGACCACCTGCTCGTACATCGTGTGGAGCATCTGGTGGCCGGTCTCGGCGCCCGCATACGTCGTTCGCGGGAAGGATAGGCCGCCGAACGGCCGCTGGGAGACGCGGCCGTCGTCCTCGCGGGAGAACGGCATCCCCCAGTGTTCGAGGCGAATGACCTCCTCGGGGCTCTCCTGACAGAGCGCCTCGACCGCCGGCGCGTCGCCGAGGTAGTCGGACCCCTTCATCGTGTCGTACGCGTGGTCCTGCCAGGAGTCGGCGTCGCGCAGCGCCGCGTTGATCCCGCCCTCTGCCGCGCCCGTGTGCGACCGGACGGGATGGAGCTTCGACACCATCGCCACGTCCGCGCCCGCTTCCTGTGCCGCGATCGCCGCCCGGAGTCCAGCCCCGCCGGCCCCGACGACGACGACGTCGTGTTCGTACATTGTTGGTATGTAATTTCGTAGGTTCCGGAGTCCCTTGATACTGTCTGTCGGGATTACCAGAATTTCAGGTTGTTTTTGACCGCTTCCCGCTTCAGCTCCTGGATGTGCTCGGTGAGGGGGATGTCCTTCGGGCACACCTCCGTACAGGAGAACTGCGTCTGGCACCGCCAGACGCCGTGCTCCTGCTCGATGATCTCCAGCCGCTTCTGTTTGATCTCCTCGCCCTCGCGCTCGTCCATCGCGAACCGGTACGCCTTGTTGATCGCGGCCGGGCCGAGGTACTCGTTGTCGCCCGCGGCGATGTTACACGAGGACATACACGCGCCACACCAGATACAGCGCGTGGACATCTTGATCTTCTCGCGGTTCTCCCGGTCCTGTCGCTGCTCTTCGAGCTCCCCGTCCGGGTACTCGTTCGTCTGGAAGTACGGCTCGACGGCCTCCATCTGCTCGTAGAAGTGCTCCATGTCGACGACGAGGTCCTTCGTCACCTCGGCGTGGGGGAGCGGCTCGACGCGGACCGGCTGTTCGAGGTCCGAAATCTGGGTCTTACACGCCAGCTTCTGACCGCCGTTGACGAACATCGCGTCGGAGCCGCACACCGCCTGCCGGCAGGAGTGGCGGAACGTGAGCGAGGAGTCGTACGTGTCGCGCGCGTACATTAGCGCGTCGAGGACAGTCATCCCCTTCGTGAACGGGACGTGGAACGTGTCGAACCGCGGCTCCTGTTTCCCCTCGACCTGCGGGTCGTAGCGGAACACCTTCAGCTCGACCGTGCTGTCGTCGGCGGCCGCCTTCTCGGCCTCCTCCTCCTGCCGCTGCTCGCGACGTTCCGCCGCGCGGCGGCGCTTCTCGGCGCGGCGCTCGTCGCCCTTCGAGGCCGGCTCCGTCTCGGCGTCGGTCTCGGTCGATTCCTCGGTCTGCTTCGGAATTTGCGTGCTCATTGTCGGTTCAGTAGAGTCCGATGCCCGCCCACGCGTTCGCGGTGCGGATTCCCTGCGCGATCAGCACGACGCTCGCGGCGACGAGCGTCCACTTGATAACGGTGCGTTTCGTGCCGGTGAGCCCCTGGTTCAACAGGGCGTTGTAGACGCCGTTGACCCCGTGGAACGTCGCGGTCACGAGGAAGAGGATCATCAGCGAGTAGTAGCTCAGCGACTCCATGCGGCCGGCGCTCATCGCGAACGTCACCTCGTCGGCGTGGTGGACGAAGTGAAGCAGGAAGAAGTGGAACGCCAACACGACCAAGAGGAAGACCGCCGTGACCCGCTGGAGGAACCACATGCGGCCGCCCGACTGGAACGAGGAGTAGCGCTCTGCCATCTCAGAACGCCCCCGCGATGAACGTCGGCACGGACGCGACGGTGATCGCTCCGGTCAGGATCAGCGACGCGTAGAAGCTCTTGTCCTGTGCGTCCAGCCCGACGCCGAGGTCGACGAGGAGGAGCCGGGTCCCGTTGAGCATGTGGAAGACGGCGACGGCCAGCAGGCCGACCTCGAGGATGCGCACGAGCAGCAGTCCCTCCAGAGAGACGATGGTCTGCGTGTACACGTCGTTCCCCGCGGCGATCGCCGCTTCGCTCGCGCCGGCCGCCGGTATCCCCGTGCTCAACACGGCGATGTGCGTGAACAGGTACCCGATGAGCACCCATCCCGTGAACTTGTGGAAGATCCACGCCCACATCCCCGCCTCGAACTCCCGCCAGCGGCCGAAGTCCTCGATGAGGCCTCGATTGTACGACTGACTCATACCTAACGGTTCTGAACCCCGTTCGTATAGTAGTTTCTAACACGGAGTTGCTCGCTCCCGCGTCCCGAAACTCGGCCGCGTCTCGCGGGCGGGGCGAGCACCTCCGATCAGATCCGTGCGAGGCCGTTCCACGCCCCGGGTCGTCGCGGAAGCCTTTTATGTGCCAGTCCCGCTTGTCCGGTCGCAATGGCGAAAGGCGAAGTCGATTTCTTCAACGACACTGGCGGCTACGGATTCATCGAGACTGACGACGCGGACGAGGACGTGTTCTTCCACATGGAGGACGTCGGCGGCCCGGACCTCGAAGAGGGTCAGGAAGTCGAGTTCGACATCGAGGAGGCGGACAAGGGTCCGCGCGCCACGAACGTCACCCGTCTGTAAGTCGACGACGACACCGAGGCGAATCGGCTTTTCGAACGCTTTCACTCCCCGAGCGGCCGCGCCGGACGGCGTTCCGTCCCCGGCCGACGGGACCGCGCGGGCGGCGAGCGGTTTCGCCGGCGGCGGTCCCGACCGATAGGGATTTACCGTTCGTTGACTGACCAGTCAGTCAATGAGCGACTCGCCGAGCGCGGCGGAAGAGATCATGGACGGGGTGTAC
The sequence above is a segment of the Halorubrum sp. 2020YC2 genome. Coding sequences within it:
- a CDS encoding succinate dehydrogenase/fumarate reductase iron-sulfur subunit; this encodes MSTQIPKQTEESTETDAETEPASKGDERRAEKRRRAAERREQRQEEEAEKAAADDSTVELKVFRYDPQVEGKQEPRFDTFHVPFTKGMTVLDALMYARDTYDSSLTFRHSCRQAVCGSDAMFVNGGQKLACKTQISDLEQPVRVEPLPHAEVTKDLVVDMEHFYEQMEAVEPYFQTNEYPDGELEEQRQDRENREKIKMSTRCIWCGACMSSCNIAAGDNEYLGPAAINKAYRFAMDEREGEEIKQKRLEIIEQEHGVWRCQTQFSCTEVCPKDIPLTEHIQELKREAVKNNLKFW
- a CDS encoding succinate dehydrogenase hydrophobic membrane anchor subunit → MAERYSSFQSGGRMWFLQRVTAVFLLVVLAFHFFLLHFVHHADEVTFAMSAGRMESLSYYSLMILFLVTATFHGVNGVYNALLNQGLTGTKRTVIKWTLVAASVVLIAQGIRTANAWAGIGLY
- the sdhC gene encoding succinate dehydrogenase, cytochrome b556 subunit, translating into MSQSYNRGLIEDFGRWREFEAGMWAWIFHKFTGWVLIGYLFTHIAVLSTGIPAAGASEAAIAAGNDVYTQTIVSLEGLLLVRILEVGLLAVAVFHMLNGTRLLLVDLGVGLDAQDKSFYASLILTGAITVASVPTFIAGAF
- a CDS encoding cold-shock protein, translating into MAKGEVDFFNDTGGYGFIETDDADEDVFFHMEDVGGPDLEEGQEVEFDIEEADKGPRATNVTRL